A window of Salvia splendens isolate huo1 chromosome 8, SspV2, whole genome shotgun sequence genomic DNA:
TACTATAACGTGAGCATGTGCAGGTGATTCCAAAAAACTGGTGTGTATTTAATCAACTATGATAAGTAGTATAATATAGCATCTACTGTAACGTGAGCATGTGCAGGTGATTCCAAAAAACTGGTGTGTATTTAATCAACTATGATAAGTAGTATAATATAGCATCATCAACTATAACATGAGCATGTGCAGGTGATTCCAAAAAAATGGTGTGTATTTAATCAACTATGATAAGTAGTATAATATAGCATCAACTATAACATGAGCATGTGCAGGTGATTCCAAAAAAATGGTGTGTATTTAATCAACTATGATAAGTAGTATAATATAGCATCAACTATAACATGAGCATGTGCAGGTGATTCCAAAAAAATGGTGTGTATTTAATCAACTATGATAAGTAGTATAATATAGCATCAACTATAACATGAGCATGTGCATGAGCATGTGCAGGTGATTCCAAAAAAATGGTGTGTATTTAATCAGCTATGATAAGTAGTATAATATAGCATCTACTGTAACGTGAGCATGTGCAGGTGATTCCAAAAAACTGGTGTGTATTTAATCAACTATGATAAGTAGTATAATATAGCATCATCAACTATAACATGAGCATGTGCAGGTGATTCCAAAAAAATGGTGTGTATTTAATCAACTATGATAAGTAGTATAATATAGCATCAACTATAACATGAGCATGTGCAGGTGATTCCAAAAAAATGGTGTGTATTTAATCAACTATGATAAGTAGTATAATATAGCATCAACTATAACATGAGCATGTGCAGGTGATTCCAAAAAAATGGTGTGTATTTAATCAACTATGATAAGTAGTATAATATAGCATCAACTATAACATGAGCATGTGCATGAGCATGTGCAGGTGATTCCAAAAAAATGGTGTGTATTTAATCAGCTATGATAAGTAGTATAATATAGCATCTACTATGACATGAGCATGTGCAGGTGATTCTAAAAAAATGGTGTGTATTTAATGAACTATGATAAGTAGTATAATATAGCATCTACTATGACATGAGCATGTGCAGGTGATTCTAAAAAATAGTGTATTTAATGAACTATgataagtagtactccctccgtcccgggctactcgctcatttccttttcggctcggagattaaggaatgagtgtataggaaagtcaaaaatgacggcgtgaaattttttactaaaaatggaaagagtgcaagtaacttgggacgcccaaaaaggaaataagtgcgagtagtgcgggacggagggagtactataatataGCATCTACTATGACATGAGCATGTGCAGGTGATTCCAAAAAACTGGTGTGTATTTAATTAACTATGACAAGTAGTATAATATAGCATCAACTATAAGGTGAGCATGTACAGGTGATTCCAGAGGAGAGGAGAGAATATTTAATATAGAAGACTACCCAAAAACTGCAGACAAGCACTGAGCAAGTCCAACTCATTGATGACATCCAACGGCTAGGAATCGATTACCACTTGGAAGATATGATCGACGCCATATTGCAGCTCCAATGCTCTGCTTTCTCCACCGAAGAAGACCTCTTCACCACCGCCCTTCGCTTCCGTCTGCTCCGCCAGGCTGGCTTCCACGTCAGCACCGGTACACTAGCTACCTTCAACATACATAGATTCCAGTTATTATACTATTGGAAGATTGATTAGACAAAACACACATTTTAGATCGATAACTCCAACATAAAGTTATCTACCTTACCAAATTGCCcctaatattattaaaaattatgcTTGGTTTTGGTGATCAGATGTGTTACTGAAGTTCAAGGGCGAAAGCGAAAAGTTTAAAGAATCCTTGAGAGACGACACGGTAGGGTTACTGAGCTTGTACGAAGCATCAAATATGGGGGCTAAAGGGGAAGAAATCTTGGAGGAGGCTAAGGAGTTTGCGGAACGATCACTACTCGATGGTGAGGAGCGGGTCAGTGATGAGGTGGGACGGGCCCTAAAGGTGCCGAGTCATATGAGGATGGCTAGGTTGGAGGCCAGGCGATTCATCGAGGAATATGGCAACCGGAGTGATCATGATAGAGACCTTTTGGAGCTTGCTATTTTGGACTATAACCATGTCCAAGCTCAACACCAAGCCGAACTCACTGAACTTAAAAGGTCATGcatctatattattattattgttgttgttaaaTAAGTAGTAGTATCATCTAAATTTCTAGCTAACACCAATGAATATATGCATGTTATATAGGTGGTGGAAGCAGCTAGGGTTGGTGGAAAAGTTAGGTTTTGGGAGAGATAGGCCATTGGAGTGCTTTTTGTGGACAGTAGGGCTTCTCCCTAACCCAAAATACTCAACCTGCAGAATACAGTTGGCCAAGACCATAGCTATTCTATTAGTCATTGATGATATTTTCGACACCTATGGCAAAATGGATGAACTAATCCTCTTCACCCATGCAATTCAAAGGTTTTAATCTTGAtcaattcatttttttgtaattCATTATTGCTTGATCATGATTTGACAATAATGTCTTCATTGTTCAAAACAGATGGGATCTTGAAGCAATGGAGACACTCCCCGAGTACATGAAAATATGCTACATGGCATTGTACAACACGACCAATGACATTTGCTACACGGTGCTCAAGGACACCGGCCGGACTGTCCTCCCCTACCTCAAAGCAACTGTAAGTATTGGCAATCTATAAGGAATTAACTTAGTACTAgtacttattttattaaaaataatttaattctttgtTGCAGTGGATAGACATGATTGAAGGTTTCATGGTGGAGGCAAAGTGGTTCAATGGTGGGAATGCACCAAACTTGGAAGAGTACATAGAGAATGGAGTATCAACGGCAGGGGCATACATGGCTCTGGTACATCTATTCTTTCTAATAGGAGGTGTAACCGACCAAAACGCCTCACTGTTGAGGCAGAAACCCTATCCCAAGGTATTCTCCTCGGCAGGGCGAATTCTTCGCCTCTGGGATGATCTTGGGACTGCTAAGGAGGAGCAAGAGCGTGGGGATCTGGCATCGGGCATACCATTGTTTATGAAAGAGAACAATCTGGCAACAGAGGAGGCAGCAAGAAGTGGAATGTTGGAAGAGATATTCCAACTATGGAAGGATCTCAACGGAGAGCTCATCAACAATAACACATTGCCCTTATCTATCATCACAGTCGCGCTTAACATGGCACGAGCTTCCCAAGTGATCTACAACCATCAACAACAAACCTATTCTTTGAGTGTCGACAATTATGTTCAAGCCCTCTTCTTCACTCCTCTTCCTTCCTCTTAATATATTGTACATTTCTCACCCTCTTTTATTGTATCTTCAATAACATAGAATTTAATTACCAATACTCTTATTAATTTCAGTAAATGTATTAAAGGATCACTAGTATCCTATGTAGTAGtactaaaatgaaaatggaaTCTTAGTGTTAAATCCTTAGGATTGATGGACCCCTATCTAAATTCCATTTGTCACCATATTTTTGTCACAGAATATTGGGATACCACTGATTGACTTCGTCAAACAGATTTGTGACAACATACATTTCTCTAACCGCATTTATATTGTCTGAACATATGTTTACTGATCTACACTTTCCTGGCTATCACTTGTAGAATTCAAAATCTGTGTTAGGCTTCTTTACATTGGATCTGTAACCCTTCTCAAAATCTTTAGGAAGTAAAACATACCGGTTGTTTCTTATAGCATGCAAACCTGCTTCTTGACAAATAGCAGCGATCTGCAATTGTAAATGACCAAGACATTCAGTATCTTGTCAGTCTCCAAAGTAAAGGAACGCACAGAATCAAAGTAAAGTGAGAGCAATATCACTAACCTCAGCTGCACTGATTTTATCAGGTCGACAGACATAGTCCTCCAAGTCCACCTCATCACTCAAATTCATTTTAGCAGTGCAAACCTGCCCATAATACCGTCGTTTGCCTTTAATTATACTccactataattaattaaatcataggAACAAAAGAGACTGATTTGTTCAGAGGATTGAGCTTGTATTCTTTTCTTTTACCAATCACACTTGCACCTCTTTATTAGAGAATTGGTTAACAGGTACAAAAGAAAGAGGAAATTCGAAATCAAAATCACCTGAAAGATAAGCCTCTTCTGATGTCTATCTGGCAAAGGGAACTCAATTTTACGATCAAGTCTTCCTGGACGCAGAAGAGCTGGATCCAATGTGTCAGCTCGGTTAGTTGCCATGATAACACTTACATTAACTGACTGGTCAAATCCATCCATCTACAAGACAAAGAAATCGTGTTGCTATGATAATGTGAACCAAGTGGCAGACAGAAAGGTAGTAACTATGTCATCTACTTTGTGCTATTCTTCAACTATATCTATTAAGGAAATTTTTATGTCTATAGACTTCAATTTTTCTTCCTATTAATGTAAATCTTAGCATACCTGATTCAACATTTCCATTAAAGTTCGCTGAATTTCCATATCAACTGCACTATGACCATCGAATCGAATTGTAGCTATTGCATCAACTTCATCAATGAAAATAATTGCAGGTGCATTTTGTCTAGCAAGTCGGAAAACTTCTCGCACCTTTCTGGGACCCTGGAGATATTAAAACAATCCATTAGGATACATTTCAGTTTGCTTTAATTGACAGCTCAAGTACACACCAAGGCTAAAATGACAAGTTTACTTCGCCTTTTTCTAACCAtaccaatcccaaaaaaatgaagACCATCAATGGCAGTAATTAATATGctgtttaaatatatatatatatagagagagaggggtgcattaaaatgataaccatatttatggtgataacctaataacatatcattttatgggtcaaaaatatcatttttactaaaaatgatatttatacaatataaaatgatattttttcagcatgcatagaatgatacttttaatccctatatatatatataactgaAAGTGGAAAGTGAAGTAGTGAG
This region includes:
- the LOC121743137 gene encoding geraniol synthase, chloroplastic-like translates to MIDAILQLQCSAFSTEEDLFTTALRFRLLRQAGFHVSTDVLLKFKGESEKFKESLRDDTVGLLSLYEASNMGAKGEEILEEAKEFAERSLLDGEERVSDEVGRALKVPSHMRMARLEARRFIEEYGNRSDHDRDLLELAILDYNHVQAQHQAELTELKRWWKQLGLVEKLGFGRDRPLECFLWTVGLLPNPKYSTCRIQLAKTIAILLVIDDIFDTYGKMDELILFTHAIQRWDLEAMETLPEYMKICYMALYNTTNDICYTVLKDTGRTVLPYLKATWIDMIEGFMVEAKWFNGGNAPNLEEYIENGVSTAGAYMALVHLFFLIGGVTDQNASLLRQKPYPKVFSSAGRILRLWDDLGTAKEEQERGDLASGIPLFMKENNLATEEAARSGMLEEIFQLWKDLNGELINNNTLPLSIITVALNMARASQVIYNHQQQTYSLSVDNYVQALFFTPLPSS